In Solidesulfovibrio sp., one DNA window encodes the following:
- a CDS encoding alpha/beta fold hydrolase produces MRPRKIPVLLLGCLALAALSVLAGCARVGVTPVAVDTRAREFDRTALNSASPSERSLVFVRQRDLEAAWKADPESMLLALDREARRENDREAFFVLSELCWYEASRQGRDRERAASYFLSSAVYAYAYLFDDALLPALDIYHPYSRQAMAFYNRSLAEYALHARETGLAATPGKELPWLRGKVRLTARASQLAFSLEELESYHLAYEFAVTGLTPQQVRLGLGVPMAVTRRPPPPDERRVVDRFTPQVRQTFAATLFLRLAPEPDRKSTGALVYDAALELHDPMQGTSLDVAGRRVAMEYDLTTPLALMMQQSPEPNGLEGMINPAAWEKLSGLYMLQPYDPGKIPVVFVHGLMSSPSTFANVLNGLMGDPALRARYQFWFFRYPTGNPVLYSAAALRRALDEVRQTVDPRGDNPDFSRMVVIGHSMGGLLSKTLAETGGEALWARVSKIPLDSLAVPPDDKEAVRQAFFFTPRPYVSRIIFVAVPHRGSDLALGTIGRLGRALITLPATVLKPLATVGAALLHAMGPAAGKAGEPAAVATGIDSLSPKNPVLLGLAEAPLTVPYHSIIGDEKAAGRTGGTDGVVPYASSHLDGARSELVVRSGHGAHEHPLAIREMRRILLLHLEEAPAAAPGT; encoded by the coding sequence ATGAGGCCGCGAAAAATACCTGTTCTTCTCTTGGGTTGCCTGGCCCTGGCCGCCCTGTCCGTCCTGGCCGGCTGCGCCCGCGTCGGCGTGACCCCGGTCGCCGTGGACACCCGGGCCCGGGAATTCGACCGCACCGCGCTCAATTCCGCCAGCCCCTCGGAGCGCTCCCTGGTGTTCGTGCGCCAGCGCGACCTGGAGGCGGCCTGGAAGGCCGACCCCGAATCCATGCTCCTGGCCCTGGACCGCGAAGCCCGGCGGGAAAACGATCGCGAAGCCTTCTTCGTCCTGTCCGAGCTGTGCTGGTACGAAGCCTCCCGCCAAGGCCGGGACAGGGAACGGGCGGCCTCGTACTTCCTGTCCAGCGCCGTCTACGCCTATGCCTACCTCTTCGACGACGCCTTGCTGCCCGCCCTGGACATCTACCATCCCTATTCGCGCCAGGCCATGGCGTTTTACAACCGCTCCCTGGCCGAATACGCCCTCCATGCCCGGGAGACGGGGCTGGCCGCGACTCCCGGCAAGGAATTGCCCTGGCTTCGGGGCAAGGTGCGCCTGACGGCCCGGGCCTCGCAGCTGGCCTTTTCCCTGGAGGAACTGGAGAGCTACCACCTGGCCTACGAATTCGCGGTGACCGGCCTGACCCCCCAGCAGGTGCGCCTGGGCCTGGGCGTGCCCATGGCCGTGACCCGCCGGCCGCCCCCGCCCGACGAGCGCCGGGTCGTCGACCGCTTCACCCCCCAGGTGCGCCAGACCTTCGCCGCCACGCTTTTTTTGCGCCTCGCTCCCGAGCCCGACCGCAAATCCACGGGTGCGCTCGTCTACGACGCCGCCCTGGAGCTCCACGACCCCATGCAGGGCACGAGCCTGGATGTCGCCGGGCGGCGTGTGGCCATGGAGTACGACCTGACCACGCCGTTGGCCCTCATGATGCAGCAGTCCCCGGAACCCAACGGCCTGGAGGGCATGATCAACCCGGCCGCCTGGGAAAAGCTCTCCGGCCTCTACATGCTCCAGCCCTACGACCCCGGCAAGATCCCCGTGGTCTTCGTGCACGGGCTCATGTCCAGCCCGTCCACCTTCGCCAACGTCCTCAACGGCCTCATGGGCGACCCGGCGCTGCGCGCCCGCTACCAGTTCTGGTTTTTCCGCTACCCCACCGGCAACCCGGTGCTCTATTCCGCCGCCGCCCTGCGCCGGGCCCTGGACGAGGTCCGCCAGACCGTGGACCCGAGGGGCGACAACCCCGATTTCTCGCGCATGGTGGTCATCGGCCACAGCATGGGCGGGCTTTTGTCCAAGACCCTGGCCGAGACGGGGGGCGAGGCGCTGTGGGCCCGGGTCTCCAAGATCCCCCTCGATTCCCTGGCCGTGCCGCCCGACGACAAGGAGGCCGTGCGCCAGGCCTTTTTCTTCACCCCCCGGCCGTACGTCTCCCGGATCATCTTCGTGGCCGTGCCCCACCGGGGCTCGGACCTGGCGCTGGGGACCATCGGCCGCCTCGGCCGGGCGCTCATCACCCTGCCGGCCACGGTGCTCAAACCCCTGGCCACCGTGGGCGCCGCCCTGCTGCACGCCATGGGCCCGGCGGCCGGCAAGGCCGGCGAGCCCGCCGCCGTGGCCACGGGCATCGACAGCCTCTCGCCGAAAAACCCGGTCCTGCTCGGCCTGGCCGAGGCGCCCCTGACCGTGCCCTACCATTCCATCATCGGCGACGAAAAGGCCGCCGGACGCACCGGCGGCACGGACGGCGTCGTGCCCTACGCCAGCTCCCACCTCGACGGCGCCCGCTCGGAACTGGTCGTCCGCTCCGGCCACGGCGCCCACGAACATCCCCTGGCCATCCGCGAGATGCGCCGCATCCTGCTGCTGCACCTGGAGGAGGCCCCGGCCGCCGCCCCCGGCACCTGA
- a CDS encoding DUF47 family protein: MGFSLFPRSVKFYDLFTEQHRKLVKAAIILDELFTTFDDVEERCKRITIIESEGNAISRRIAKELSLTFITPIDREDIHEINLTQEDILNLIKAIASRVGLFGFTRIRYPARRIISNLRAMIEEIGAVLVRMRQNKQAEEYFLKIENLKHECETLLMVGIGELYDGGEETGDYAAILDIVKWKHLFDRIEAAVERTEALSDVLEGVVLKNA; the protein is encoded by the coding sequence ATGGGTTTCAGCTTGTTTCCCAGGTCGGTGAAATTCTACGACCTTTTTACGGAGCAACACCGCAAGCTCGTCAAGGCGGCCATCATCCTCGACGAGCTCTTCACCACCTTCGACGACGTGGAGGAGCGCTGCAAGCGCATCACCATCATCGAATCCGAAGGCAACGCCATCAGCCGGCGCATCGCCAAGGAGCTGTCGCTGACGTTCATCACGCCCATCGACCGCGAGGACATCCACGAAATCAACCTCACCCAGGAAGACATCCTCAACCTCATCAAGGCCATCGCCTCGCGGGTGGGGCTTTTCGGCTTCACCCGCATCCGCTATCCGGCCCGGCGCATCATCTCCAACCTGCGGGCCATGATCGAGGAGATCGGCGCGGTGCTCGTGCGCATGCGCCAAAACAAGCAGGCCGAGGAGTATTTCCTCAAGATCGAGAACCTCAAGCACGAGTGCGAGACCCTGCTCATGGTCGGCATCGGCGAACTCTACGACGGCGGCGAGGAGACGGGCGATTACGCCGCCATCCTCGACATCGTCAAATGGAAGCACCTCTTCGACCGCATCGAGGCGGCCGTGGAGCGCACCGAGGCCCTCTCCGACGTCCTGGAAGGCGTGGTGCTCAAAAATGCCTGA
- a CDS encoding hemerythrin family protein, with protein MSQTPPFDDSLRTGFADIDEQHRYFLDMLGELVQRIEAGQHRQGVLDAFQGMRAYAEGHFADEEALLARLGYPDMEAHQRLHATFTDMVRELEGRMGEGPGLLSLETLEFLGAWFIGHIRNEDQRFAAYARRG; from the coding sequence ATGAGCCAGACACCGCCATTCGACGACAGCCTGCGCACGGGATTTGCCGACATCGACGAGCAGCACCGCTATTTCCTGGATATGCTTGGTGAATTGGTGCAACGCATCGAGGCCGGCCAACACCGGCAAGGCGTCCTGGACGCCTTCCAAGGCATGCGCGCCTACGCCGAGGGCCATTTTGCCGACGAGGAGGCGCTGCTGGCCCGCCTCGGCTACCCGGACATGGAGGCCCACCAGCGCCTGCACGCCACCTTCACGGACATGGTCCGCGAACTGGAGGGGCGCATGGGCGAGGGACCTGGGCTTTTATCCCTGGAAACACTGGAATTTCTCGGCGCCTGGTTCATCGGGCACATCCGCAACGAAGACCAGCGTTTCGCCGCCTACGCCCGCCGGGGCTAG
- a CDS encoding methyl-accepting chemotaxis protein: MRISLQLRLTLTTIVGFFLVVLVANGVASWRLSSLMETARAGLSRVEGDLGAADPSRAKADVASLRQLVTDLPDKAATASLLAGVAAAVVLAGIFLAVLNRYLMRPLELLAGYADRVGQGDTARLPPDGRFHGRLGVLRDNLEAMVLVLENQLVLAKERALAVEAHAAAAEEAGREARRAGKKDEARRIGMLAAGETLEGVADSIKKATAALRAEARDVSLGAEEQKGCIDDTAASVGVMVQSTVAVAQSADMAAAAAEEARKRAADGAGVVDESVAAIGRVSALAGELKANMAELGHKAQSIGQVMTVISDIADQTNLLALNAAIEAARAGEAGRGFAVVADEVRKLAEKTMAATSEVARVIEAIQKGTFDNVRHMDQAAAAVASATDLAGQSRDALGRIVRLSGDAAAQVGSIAAASDEQVAASERIQAAIDRVRDLSARTTEGMLRSAGTIENLGGEIEELIKLNGVFKLIGQGTAQDVVETMAQAPEMTGLDAARMEALMRRALAENAFLELLYATDASGTQLTENIAPAGFRAKGTASVRGKNWSARPWFTSVMERQDTSISPIYLSEASGEYCLTISAPIFSGDRIVGVLGADIKVFG; the protein is encoded by the coding sequence ATGCGTATTTCGTTGCAGTTGCGTCTGACGCTGACGACGATCGTCGGTTTTTTCCTGGTGGTTCTGGTCGCCAATGGCGTCGCCTCCTGGCGGCTGTCCTCCCTGATGGAGACGGCCCGGGCCGGGTTGTCCCGGGTGGAAGGGGACCTGGGCGCGGCCGATCCGAGCCGGGCCAAGGCCGATGTGGCCAGTCTCCGGCAGCTCGTGACCGACTTGCCGGACAAGGCGGCCACGGCCTCGCTGCTGGCCGGCGTGGCGGCCGCGGTCGTGCTGGCCGGGATCTTCCTGGCCGTCTTGAACCGCTACCTGATGCGGCCCCTGGAACTGCTCGCCGGCTACGCCGACCGGGTAGGGCAGGGCGATACGGCCCGATTGCCGCCGGACGGCCGCTTTCACGGACGCCTGGGCGTGCTGCGGGACAACCTCGAAGCCATGGTGCTGGTGCTCGAAAACCAGCTCGTGCTGGCCAAGGAACGGGCGCTGGCCGTGGAGGCCCACGCGGCCGCGGCCGAGGAGGCCGGCCGCGAGGCCCGCCGCGCCGGCAAGAAGGACGAGGCCAGGCGCATCGGCATGCTGGCCGCCGGCGAGACCCTGGAGGGCGTGGCCGACTCCATCAAGAAGGCCACCGCCGCGTTGCGGGCCGAAGCGCGGGATGTCAGCCTCGGGGCCGAGGAGCAAAAGGGCTGCATCGACGACACCGCCGCCTCGGTGGGCGTGATGGTGCAGTCCACGGTGGCCGTGGCCCAAAGCGCCGACATGGCCGCCGCCGCGGCCGAGGAGGCGCGCAAGCGCGCCGCCGACGGCGCCGGGGTCGTGGACGAGTCCGTGGCCGCCATCGGCCGGGTGAGCGCCCTGGCCGGGGAGCTTAAGGCCAACATGGCCGAACTCGGCCACAAGGCCCAGTCCATCGGCCAGGTCATGACCGTGATCTCCGACATCGCCGACCAGACCAATCTGCTGGCCTTAAACGCCGCCATCGAGGCGGCCAGGGCCGGCGAGGCCGGGCGCGGCTTCGCCGTGGTGGCCGACGAGGTGCGCAAGCTCGCCGAAAAGACCATGGCCGCCACCTCCGAAGTGGCCCGCGTCATCGAGGCCATCCAGAAGGGCACCTTCGACAACGTCCGCCACATGGACCAGGCCGCCGCGGCCGTGGCCAGCGCCACGGACCTGGCCGGCCAGTCCCGGGACGCCCTGGGCCGCATCGTGCGGCTTTCCGGCGACGCGGCCGCCCAGGTCGGCTCCATCGCCGCCGCCTCCGACGAACAGGTGGCGGCCAGCGAACGCATCCAGGCGGCCATCGACCGGGTGCGCGACCTCTCGGCCCGCACCACCGAAGGCATGCTCCGTTCCGCCGGCACCATCGAGAACCTCGGCGGCGAAATAGAGGAACTCATCAAGCTCAACGGCGTCTTCAAGCTCATCGGCCAGGGCACGGCCCAGGACGTGGTGGAGACCATGGCCCAGGCGCCGGAGATGACGGGCCTGGACGCGGCGCGCATGGAGGCGCTCATGCGCCGGGCCCTGGCGGAAAACGCCTTCCTGGAACTGCTTTACGCCACGGACGCCTCCGGGACGCAGCTGACCGAGAACATCGCCCCGGCGGGCTTCCGGGCCAAGGGAACGGCCTCGGTGCGGGGGAAGAACTGGTCCGCGCGACCCTGGTTCACCTCGGTCATGGAGCGGCAGGATACCTCCATCTCGCCCATCTATCTGTCCGAGGCCTCGGGCGAATACTGCCTGACCATCTCGGCCCCCATTTTTTCCGGCGACCGCATCGTGGGTGTGCTTGGCGCCGACATCAAGGTGTTCGGCTAG
- a CDS encoding methyl-accepting chemotaxis protein, with amino-acid sequence MAARTWCSLGAVAVSVAVATAMGWLWLDAPGAALAGACPPAAVAVAVALSGAAAHRKALEAVRNALATIAAGRAEPAQGVPPELGAPLRALAEKNRTTQGFLTGITGGLPIPYLLVDPAERTLYTNEATMRMLEIDAPPSSQLGRTLAEVFYNDAKRETVVGKAMRQDLVFANKEVTITGHKGGRRDVYYNVFPLKDASGAVIGGLCLYLDVTELRAKEAAICRQNEETASRAAKAATIAGDLSATAKTLADRVGQASRAAREQRQRLEQVGDAVARLGRSATHIADQARETDAAATGARQRADEATRTMERVLTGMDQLSRKAGDLGSHMRTLSDQAREVGGILGVISDIADQTNLLALNAAIEAARAGESGRGFAVVADEVRKLAEKTMAATKQVEQNVTAIRDSAQTNSQATAEAVNLVGETVTVTREAGKALAAIQELAQRTSVHIRAIAEAATAQRAAGDEASRAGGDVAGAAADTSQAMDVSAAAVAELARVAGDLEALFSAPAAPDDSRPLCG; translated from the coding sequence ATGGCCGCGCGCACGTGGTGTTCTCTTGGCGCGGTGGCGGTGTCCGTCGCCGTGGCGACGGCAATGGGCTGGCTTTGGCTCGACGCACCGGGCGCGGCCCTGGCCGGGGCCTGTCCGCCGGCCGCCGTGGCCGTGGCCGTGGCGCTTTCCGGGGCCGCGGCCCACCGCAAGGCCCTGGAGGCCGTCCGGAACGCCCTGGCGACCATCGCCGCCGGCCGGGCCGAGCCCGCCCAAGGCGTGCCGCCGGAACTGGGCGCCCCGTTGCGGGCACTGGCCGAAAAAAACCGGACCACCCAGGGATTCTTGACCGGCATCACCGGCGGGTTGCCCATTCCCTACCTCCTGGTCGACCCGGCCGAGCGCACCCTCTACACCAACGAGGCGACCATGCGGATGCTCGAAATCGACGCGCCGCCGTCGTCCCAGCTCGGGCGCACCCTGGCCGAGGTCTTCTACAACGACGCCAAGCGGGAAACCGTGGTCGGCAAGGCCATGCGCCAGGACTTGGTCTTCGCCAACAAGGAGGTGACCATCACCGGGCACAAGGGCGGCCGGCGCGACGTCTACTACAACGTCTTTCCCTTGAAGGACGCCTCGGGCGCCGTCATCGGCGGACTTTGCCTCTACCTCGACGTCACGGAACTGCGGGCCAAGGAGGCGGCCATCTGCCGCCAGAACGAGGAAACCGCCTCCCGGGCGGCCAAGGCCGCGACCATCGCCGGCGATCTGTCGGCCACGGCCAAGACCCTGGCCGACCGGGTCGGCCAGGCCAGCCGGGCGGCGCGGGAACAACGCCAGCGCCTGGAACAGGTGGGCGACGCCGTGGCCCGCCTGGGCCGTTCGGCGACGCACATCGCCGACCAGGCCCGGGAAACCGACGCGGCGGCGACCGGCGCCCGGCAACGGGCCGACGAGGCCACCCGGACCATGGAGCGCGTGCTCACCGGCATGGACCAGCTGTCGCGAAAGGCCGGCGACCTCGGCAGCCACATGCGCACGCTTTCGGACCAGGCCCGGGAGGTGGGCGGCATCCTGGGCGTGATCTCCGACATCGCCGACCAGACGAACCTGCTGGCCCTTAACGCCGCCATCGAGGCGGCCAGGGCCGGCGAGTCCGGGCGCGGCTTCGCCGTGGTGGCCGACGAGGTGCGCAAGCTCGCCGAGAAGACCATGGCCGCGACCAAGCAGGTGGAGCAAAACGTCACGGCCATCCGGGACAGCGCGCAAACCAACAGCCAGGCCACGGCCGAAGCCGTGAACCTGGTCGGGGAAACGGTCACGGTCACCCGCGAGGCCGGCAAGGCCCTGGCGGCCATCCAGGAACTGGCCCAGCGCACCTCCGTCCACATCCGGGCCATCGCCGAAGCGGCCACGGCCCAGCGGGCCGCCGGCGACGAGGCCAGCCGGGCCGGGGGCGATGTCGCCGGGGCGGCGGCGGACACGAGCCAGGCCATGGACGTGTCGGCGGCGGCCGTGGCGGAACTGGCCCGGGTGGCCGGCGACCTGGAGGCGCTTTTCAGCGCGCCGGCCGCCCCGGATGACAGCCGGCCCCTTTGCGGCTAG
- a CDS encoding catalase: MPENKTMTTGFGAPIGNDLNTATAGPRGPALMQDVHLLEKMAHFDRERIPERVVHAKGAGAYGFFEVTADVTAYTKAKFLSAVGKRTEVFARFSTVGGERGSADTARDPRGFALKFYTEDGNYDMVGNNTPVFFIRDPLKFPDFIHTQKRNPKSNLKDANMFWDFLSLTPESLHQVTVLFSDRGTPDGYRHMNGYSSHTYKWYNAAGEYFWVKYHFKTDQGIKNLTRQQADELAGANPDYATEDLYKAIEAGNPPSWTLEMQIMSPQQAKDYRFDIFDVTKVWPHADVPPLVIGKMVLDRNPVNYFAEVEQAAFNPSNLVPGITVSPDKMLQGRLFSYHDTHLHRLGPNYQLIPVNAPKAANVANYQRDGFMRTDDGGGDGPNYWPNSFGGPAPDPDALEPRFPLEGEAGRHEYSHPNDDFSQPGELYRKAMGDMDREHLIGNIVAHLGGALPRIQKRQCALFHKADPAWGEGVAAGLGLDLAEVRKLADMTKEERAAATAQ; encoded by the coding sequence ATGCCCGAAAACAAGACCATGACCACCGGATTCGGCGCGCCCATCGGCAACGACCTCAATACGGCCACGGCCGGCCCGCGCGGCCCGGCGCTCATGCAGGACGTGCATCTTCTGGAAAAAATGGCCCACTTCGACCGGGAACGCATCCCCGAACGGGTGGTCCACGCCAAGGGCGCCGGCGCCTACGGCTTCTTCGAGGTCACGGCCGACGTGACCGCCTACACGAAAGCCAAATTTCTTTCGGCCGTGGGCAAGCGTACCGAGGTCTTCGCCCGCTTCTCCACGGTCGGCGGCGAGCGCGGCTCGGCCGACACCGCCCGCGACCCGCGCGGCTTCGCGCTCAAGTTCTACACCGAGGACGGCAACTACGACATGGTCGGCAACAACACGCCGGTCTTCTTCATCCGCGACCCCCTCAAGTTCCCGGATTTCATCCACACCCAGAAGCGCAACCCCAAAAGCAACCTCAAAGACGCCAACATGTTCTGGGATTTCCTGTCGCTGACCCCGGAATCCCTGCACCAGGTGACCGTGCTCTTCTCCGACCGCGGCACGCCCGACGGCTACCGCCACATGAACGGTTACAGCAGCCACACCTACAAATGGTACAACGCGGCCGGCGAATACTTCTGGGTGAAATACCACTTCAAGACCGACCAGGGGATAAAAAACCTCACCCGGCAGCAGGCCGACGAACTGGCCGGCGCCAATCCCGACTACGCCACCGAGGACCTCTACAAGGCCATCGAAGCCGGCAATCCGCCCTCCTGGACCCTGGAAATGCAGATCATGAGCCCGCAGCAGGCCAAGGACTACCGCTTCGACATCTTCGACGTGACCAAGGTCTGGCCCCACGCCGACGTGCCGCCCCTGGTCATCGGCAAGATGGTCCTTGACCGCAACCCGGTGAACTACTTCGCCGAGGTGGAGCAGGCGGCGTTTAATCCCAGCAACCTCGTGCCCGGCATCACCGTCTCCCCGGACAAGATGCTACAAGGCCGGCTTTTCTCCTACCACGACACCCACCTGCACCGCCTGGGCCCCAACTACCAGCTCATCCCGGTCAACGCGCCCAAGGCGGCCAACGTCGCCAACTACCAGCGCGACGGCTTCATGCGCACCGATGACGGCGGCGGCGACGGCCCCAACTACTGGCCCAACAGCTTCGGCGGCCCGGCCCCGGACCCCGACGCCCTGGAACCCCGCTTCCCCCTGGAGGGCGAGGCCGGGCGCCACGAATACAGCCATCCCAACGACGACTTCTCCCAGCCCGGGGAACTGTATCGCAAGGCCATGGGCGACATGGACCGCGAGCACCTTATCGGCAACATCGTGGCCCACCTCGGCGGCGCCCTGCCGCGCATCCAGAAGCGCCAGTGCGCCCTGTTCCACAAGGCCGACCCGGCCTGGGGCGAGGGCGTGGCCGCCGGGCTGGGGCTCGACCTGGCGGAAGTCAGGAAGCTCGCGGACATGACCAAGGAAGAACGCGCCGCGGCCACGGCGCAGTAA
- a CDS encoding inorganic phosphate transporter: MPDIPFLLVAVVAIALVFDFTNGAHDSANAIATIVSTKVLSPLAAVCMAGALNLLGAFLGTAVAHTIGSGIVRPEVVAGSQGVVLAALLGAIFWNLLTWYWGLPSSSSHALVGGLVGAAIAYGGFDAPSYGSIASKVLLPLVLSPLAGFLSGYALMVILSWLVRRSTPRRVNFLFKKLQILSSAFMATSHGLNDAQKTMGIITLALFLFGEIPEMVVPFWVKLSCAMAMGLGTASGGWKIVKTMGHKIFKLEPIHGFAAETAAAAVICGASALGAPISTTHTISTTVIGVGASKRLSAVRWGVAGRLVVAWVMTIPASAVVAAVCYEALSLTGIAR, translated from the coding sequence ATGCCTGACATCCCCTTCCTGCTCGTGGCGGTGGTGGCCATCGCGCTCGTCTTCGACTTCACCAACGGCGCCCACGACAGCGCCAACGCCATCGCCACCATCGTCTCCACCAAGGTCCTCTCGCCCCTGGCGGCGGTGTGCATGGCCGGGGCCCTGAACCTGCTGGGGGCGTTTCTGGGCACGGCCGTGGCCCACACCATCGGCAGCGGCATCGTGCGGCCCGAGGTGGTGGCCGGCAGCCAGGGCGTGGTCCTGGCCGCGCTTTTGGGGGCCATTTTCTGGAACCTGCTCACCTGGTACTGGGGCCTGCCCTCGTCGTCCTCCCACGCCCTGGTGGGCGGCCTGGTGGGCGCGGCCATCGCCTACGGCGGCTTTGACGCGCCGAGCTACGGCTCCATCGCCAGCAAGGTCCTGCTGCCCCTGGTCCTGTCCCCCCTGGCCGGGTTTCTCTCCGGCTACGCGCTGATGGTCATCCTGTCGTGGCTGGTGCGGCGCTCGACGCCCCGGCGGGTCAATTTCCTGTTCAAGAAGCTGCAGATCCTGTCCTCGGCCTTCATGGCCACGAGCCACGGCTTAAACGACGCCCAGAAGACCATGGGCATCATCACGCTGGCCCTGTTCCTTTTCGGCGAGATCCCGGAAATGGTCGTGCCGTTTTGGGTCAAGCTCTCCTGCGCCATGGCCATGGGCCTGGGCACGGCCTCGGGGGGCTGGAAGATCGTCAAGACCATGGGCCACAAGATCTTCAAGCTCGAACCCATCCACGGTTTCGCCGCCGAGACGGCGGCCGCGGCCGTCATCTGCGGCGCCTCGGCCCTGGGCGCGCCCATTTCCACCACCCACACCATCTCCACCACGGTCATCGGCGTGGGCGCCTCCAAGCGGCTGTCGGCCGTGCGCTGGGGGGTGGCCGGCCGGCTGGTGGTGGCCTGGGTGATGACCATTCCGGCCTCGGCCGTGGTGGCGGCGGTCTGCTACGAAGCCCTTTCCCTGACCGGCATCGCCCGGTAA
- a CDS encoding histidine kinase dimerization/phospho-acceptor domain-containing protein has product MANRSIRLHFLLWTWGFFLLVLSAAFVFATGRAERAVLAEAEARAKTSLDLVGFLLSREPGLDGEAGLAAFADALGAHLGFRLTYIVAGRVVADSTVHAAGLGEMEDHGDRPEVRLALRDGFGQDVRTSHTLGRDMVYVARAYPGGGGVPAGILRLALPVSALSGELARFRDALLAVLALAFVAGGVAAFFLARGMSRSVEEIAGVVAAVGQGHYDRRIHIVAAKDFLPLAGAVNRLAERIGEHVREIEDRRRRQEAVLESMAEGVAMLDASGRIVAGNRALREMFPLLGDRLGRSPIEAGMPLCVERALAAFDPQAGPAQRIGRFELPNGRVVELTVAVLAGEGDRAERVVTVHDVTEAATMDRIFRDFVIDASHNLRTPLTKVRGFAETALDLLPRPEADGPDGPGDQAGPDPARALGAVIRAADDMKGIIDGLLAAARERFAAARVGADVLAALRQALAAAAPLLRAKGVTARLVDAPAGPVLARTGHEAMVKAFGALLTQTPDAMSVAATVRLEAGHAEVRFEGPAELGLVLPVRELAEGGGEAFLDGATRVVRLPLAGG; this is encoded by the coding sequence ATGGCCAACCGTTCCATTCGCTTGCATTTTCTGCTTTGGACCTGGGGTTTTTTCCTGCTGGTCTTAAGCGCCGCCTTCGTGTTCGCCACGGGCCGGGCCGAACGGGCCGTTCTGGCCGAGGCCGAGGCGCGGGCCAAGACCTCCCTGGACCTGGTCGGCTTCCTGCTGTCCCGGGAGCCCGGCCTGGACGGCGAGGCCGGGCTGGCCGCCTTCGCCGACGCCCTGGGCGCCCATCTGGGCTTTCGCCTGACCTACATCGTCGCGGGAAGGGTGGTGGCCGATTCCACCGTGCACGCCGCCGGCCTGGGGGAGATGGAGGACCACGGCGACCGGCCCGAGGTGCGCCTGGCCCTGCGCGACGGCTTCGGCCAGGACGTGCGCACAAGCCATACCCTGGGCCGCGACATGGTCTACGTGGCCCGGGCCTACCCCGGCGGGGGCGGCGTGCCGGCGGGCATCCTGCGCCTGGCCCTGCCCGTTTCGGCCCTTTCCGGGGAGTTGGCGCGCTTTCGGGACGCCTTGCTGGCCGTTTTGGCCCTGGCCTTCGTGGCCGGCGGCGTGGCCGCCTTTTTCCTGGCCCGGGGCATGTCCCGCTCCGTCGAGGAGATCGCCGGGGTGGTCGCGGCCGTGGGCCAGGGCCACTACGACCGGCGCATCCATATCGTGGCGGCCAAGGATTTCCTTCCCCTGGCCGGGGCCGTCAACCGCCTGGCCGAGCGCATCGGCGAGCATGTCCGGGAGATCGAGGACCGTCGCCGCCGCCAGGAGGCCGTCCTGGAAAGCATGGCCGAGGGCGTGGCCATGCTCGACGCCTCGGGGCGCATCGTCGCCGGCAACCGGGCGTTGCGCGAGATGTTTCCGCTGCTTGGCGACCGCCTGGGACGTTCGCCCATCGAGGCCGGCATGCCGCTGTGCGTGGAGCGCGCCCTGGCCGCCTTCGACCCCCAGGCCGGCCCGGCCCAGCGCATCGGCCGCTTCGAACTGCCAAACGGCCGGGTGGTGGAGCTGACCGTGGCCGTGCTGGCCGGCGAGGGGGACAGGGCCGAACGGGTCGTCACCGTCCACGACGTCACCGAGGCGGCCACCATGGACCGCATCTTCCGCGATTTCGTCATCGACGCCTCCCACAACCTGCGCACGCCCCTGACCAAGGTGCGCGGCTTCGCCGAAACCGCCCTGGACCTGCTGCCGCGACCGGAGGCGGACGGCCCGGACGGCCCCGGCGACCAGGCCGGCCCGGACCCGGCCCGGGCCCTGGGTGCCGTCATCCGGGCCGCCGACGACATGAAGGGCATCATCGACGGGTTGCTGGCCGCCGCCCGCGAGCGCTTCGCCGCGGCCCGGGTCGGCGCCGACGTCCTGGCGGCCCTGCGGCAGGCCCTGGCCGCCGCCGCGCCGCTGTTGCGGGCCAAGGGGGTCACGGCCCGGCTGGTGGACGCGCCGGCCGGCCCCGTGCTGGCCCGGACCGGGCACGAGGCCATGGTCAAGGCTTTCGGCGCGCTGTTGACCCAGACCCCGGACGCCATGTCCGTGGCCGCGACCGTGCGGCTCGAGGCGGGCCATGCGGAGGTGCGTTTCGAGGGGCCGGCCGAGCTCGGCCTCGTGCTGCCCGTGCGGGAGCTGGCCGAGGGCGGCGGCGAGGCCTTTCTGGACGGCGCGACCAGGGTGGTGCGACTGCCCCTGGCCGGCGGCTAG